AGTCCAAATTTATTTACAAAAGAACGTCTTGTGATTTTTTCCATAAAAATGATTCTTTAAAATTAAATACTACTTGTATTAGTAAGCTCATTTTGAGAAATGTTACATTTGTATTTGATTTAACTGTGACGATTGTTAAGATTTTTGGTTTCACGCAGATTTTGCAGGTCTGAGCAGATTTATTTTTATTATTAAAATCTGTGTAAATCTTTCAGCAGAATAAAAATCTGTATTATCTGCCAAATCTGCGAGAGAAGATTTATAGACAAAGATTTGAAAAATAATTCGTGTATTGCTTCGCCTGTTCGCTATCGCTCGGGTAGTGGCAAGAAAAAAAAATCGTAGAAAAACAAAATGGTTTTATATATTTGAAATCAAGATATTTTTTGCATTATTTGCAAAATAAAACCAGAACAACTGAATTAAATTAATTTATAATAGCAAAAACATATATGGCATTTTCAAGTTTATTCCGAAAAAAAACAGTGCAGGATATTCTGAAACAGGTTGCAAAAAATGAAGCAGATGGACATGGAGCATTAGGAAAACACCTTACAACCAAAGATTTAACTGCTTTCGGAATTGCTGCAATTGTGGGTGCGGGGATTTTCAGCACCATCGGAAAAGCAAGTGCAGATGGAGGACCAGCCGTAATATTTTTGTTCCTTTTTACTGCTCTTGCCTGTAGTTTTGCAGCTTTTGCTTATGCCGAATTTGCATCGATGGTTCCCGTTTCAGGAAGTGCTTACACGTATTCATATGTAGCTTTCGGGGAACTAATTGCTTGGATTATCGGATGGGCTTTAATCATGGAATATGCCGTTGGAAACATAACCGTGGCCATATCGTGGAGTGATTATTTTACAGGACTTCTCCAGAGTGGCGGAATTCATTTACCGCAATGGATTCAGATGGATTATTTAACAGCTTCAAACGGATATAATGATGCCGAAGCTTTGATGCGCGGCGGAAAATCATTTGAAAATTTAAGTACGGCTTTACAGCAAGCGCACACAGCTTGGACAACAGCGCCTACCTTGGGATCATTTCATTTTGTTACCGATATTCCAGCTTTATTCATTATTATTTTGATTACTGCTTTGGTTTACAGAGGAATGAAAGAATCTCGTAATGCGAGTAATTTAATGGTGGTTGTAAAACTTTGTGTTGTTCTTTTAGTTATCGCTGTCGGTGTATTTTATGTAGATACGGCAAACTGGGATCCTTTTGCGCCAAATGGAGTTGGAGGGGTTTTAAAAGGAGTATCTGCAGTTTTCTTCGCTTATATTGGTTTTGATGCTATCTCGACAACAGCAGAAGAATGTAAAAATCCACAGCGTGATTTACCACGCGGAATGATGTGGGCGATTATTATTTGTACCATTCTTTATATTGCAATTGCTCTGGTTTTAACCGGAATGGTAAAATATCACGAATTAAATGTTGGAGATCCTCTTGCATTTGTTTTCGATAAATTAGATTTAAAATGGATGTCAGGAATTATTGCCGTAAGTGCGGTAGTGGCTATGGCGAGCGTTTTATTGGTTTTTCAAATGGGACAACCTCGTATTTGGATGAGTATGAGTCGCGATGGGTTATTGCCAAAGAAATTCTCAACCGTTCACCCAAAATTTAAAACACCTTCTTTTGCAACTATTGTAACAGGATTTGTGGTGGCAATTCCGGCTTTGTTTTTGAATCTGACAATGGTAACTGATTTATGCAGTATTGGAACTTTATTTGCCTTTGTATTAGTTTGTGCAGGGGTTTTGGTTTTACAAAACAAACCTGAAATTCCAAGAGGAAAATTCAAAACGCCTTATATCAATTCAAAATTTATTCTGCCAGTTTTAATGATCGTTGGATTGTATTATGCTTTTGCTTTCAACAACAAAGCAACAATGGCTTTTATCAATAACGATCCACAAATTTATGATGCAACTTCAATCGTAACTTCTTTAGATAAATCAGAATCAGAGCAGGTTTTCAAATATTTAGAAAGTATTGAAGTAAACAATAAAACTGCTGAGACATCAGATTTAGAGCATTTATTAGGACAATATCAAGACGACGAAGCTAAATATGCTGAAGTGGTAAAAGGTTTGCCAATTGCAGATTCTGCTAAATATGAATCAGGTTTCAGTTTATTCAAACACAAAATCCCAATGTGGATATTCCTATTCGTTTTGGTTGGATTAGCCGTTTGGGCTTTCAGAAAAAATCTGTCTTTAATTCCACTTTTAGGATTAATCTGCTGTCTGTATATGATGGCCGAATTAAGCGTTTGGAACTGGATTTATTTTACAATCTGGCTAATAATCGGGTTATTAATTTACTTTACATATAGTAGAAAAAATAGCAAACTGAATACTGAAAATATAGGCTAAAAGTAAAGTTA
The Flavobacterium humidisoli DNA segment above includes these coding regions:
- a CDS encoding amino acid permease, coding for MAFSSLFRKKTVQDILKQVAKNEADGHGALGKHLTTKDLTAFGIAAIVGAGIFSTIGKASADGGPAVIFLFLFTALACSFAAFAYAEFASMVPVSGSAYTYSYVAFGELIAWIIGWALIMEYAVGNITVAISWSDYFTGLLQSGGIHLPQWIQMDYLTASNGYNDAEALMRGGKSFENLSTALQQAHTAWTTAPTLGSFHFVTDIPALFIIILITALVYRGMKESRNASNLMVVVKLCVVLLVIAVGVFYVDTANWDPFAPNGVGGVLKGVSAVFFAYIGFDAISTTAEECKNPQRDLPRGMMWAIIICTILYIAIALVLTGMVKYHELNVGDPLAFVFDKLDLKWMSGIIAVSAVVAMASVLLVFQMGQPRIWMSMSRDGLLPKKFSTVHPKFKTPSFATIVTGFVVAIPALFLNLTMVTDLCSIGTLFAFVLVCAGVLVLQNKPEIPRGKFKTPYINSKFILPVLMIVGLYYAFAFNNKATMAFINNDPQIYDATSIVTSLDKSESEQVFKYLESIEVNNKTAETSDLEHLLGQYQDDEAKYAEVVKGLPIADSAKYESGFSLFKHKIPMWIFLFVLVGLAVWAFRKNLSLIPLLGLICCLYMMAELSVWNWIYFTIWLIIGLLIYFTYSRKNSKLNTENIG